In one window of Nicotiana tabacum cultivar K326 chromosome 12, ASM71507v2, whole genome shotgun sequence DNA:
- the LOC107821284 gene encoding plant UBX domain-containing protein 7-like has product MDGVMSATDQQILVSSFLEIAVGQTADTARQFLQATSWKLDEAIQLFYIGNEAGAAASFNSPQLGNDALLGGSSLSGAVKESADNSWGQGDGDDIRPPLPVKREVLYDNAVLYGSSGVGGSSREPRLVVPFRNFEEEMKRPGVWEAEKRSISTADAAQDNLASLYRPPFALMYHGPFEKAKDAARAQNKWLLVNMQSTREFSSHMLNRDTWANEAVAQTIKSNFIFWQVYDDTEEGSKVCTYYKLDSMPVVLVLDPITGQKMRSWRGMVQPETLLEDLISFMDASPSEYHVNLSHKRPRETPQAPRQPQPQNEIGEEDEELQRALAASMEGIEDPGAVASKETNEANDDGEEKHLIKKPSYPSLPEEPKGDRTLLCRVAIRFPDGRRLQRNFLRTDSIKLLWSFCSTQLEEAETRPFRFTQAIPGASKFLEYDSNITFEESGLANSIISFTWE; this is encoded by the exons ATGGACGGCGTAATGTCTGCGACGGACCAGCAGATTTTAGTTTCGTCTTTCCTTGAAATCGCCGTCGGTCAAACCGCCGATACTGCCCGTCAGTTCCTCCAG GCAACAAGCTGGAAGCTTGACGAAGCAATTCAGCTTTTCTACATCGGAAATGAGGCGGGGGCTGCAGCATCTTTTAATTCTCCGCAATTGGGAAATGATGCACTTCTTGGTGGTTCGAGCTTGAG TGGAGCTGTGAAGGAGTCCGCAGACAACAGCTGGGGACAAGGCGATGGAGATGATATACGACCACCTTTACCTGTAAAAAGGGAAGTTCTTTATGACAATGCGGTACTATATGG TTCATCAGGAGTGGGAGGTTCATCACGTGAACCTCGATTAGTAGTTCCCTTCCGCAATTTTGAGGAGGAAATGAAGCGTCCTGGAGTTTGGGAGGCAGAGAAACGTTCTATTTCTACAGCAGATGCTGCTCAAGACAATCTTGCTTCTTTGTATCGTCCTCCTTTTGCCTTGATGTACCATGGGCCTTTTGAGAAG GCGAAAGATGCTGCTAGAGCGCAGAACAAATGGCTCTTGGTGAATATGCAATCCACACGAGAATTCAGCTCACATATG CTTAACCGAGACACTTGGGCTAATGAGGCTGTTGCTCAAACTATCAAAAGTAACTTCATCTTCTGGCAG GTGTATGATGATACTGAGGAGGGCAGCAAAGTTTGCACTTACTACAAGTTAGATTCTATGCCTGTCGTGTTGGTACTTGATCCTATAACAGGTCAAAAGATGCGTTCTTGGCGTGGAATGGTTCAGCCAGAAACTTTGCTAGAg GATCTCATATCTTTCATGGATGCTAGCCCCTCAGAATATCATGTTAATCTTTCTCATAAACGACCTAGAGAAACTCCTCAGGCACCTCGTCAACCTCAACCTCAGA ATGAAATTGGAGAAGAGGACGAAGAACTACAACGAGCATTGGCAGCCTCTATGGAAGGCATAGAAGATCCTGGTGCAGTTGCCTCTAAAGAAACTAATGAAGCCAATGATGATGGAGAAGAGAAGCACTTGATAAAGAAGCCTTCTTATCCTTCTTTACCTGAAGAACCCAAGGGTGACAGGACCCTCCTCTGCAGAGTTGCAATTCGCTTTCCTGATGGTCGCAGGCTTCAAAGGAATTTCTTACGAACTGACTCAATTAAG CTGCTATGGTCCTTCTGTTCTACTCAGCTTGAGGAAGCCGAGACAAGGCCATTTCGATTTACTCAAGCTATCCCAGGCGCATCGAAGTTTTTGGAGTACGATAGCAACATAacctttgaggaatcaggtcttGCCAATTCTATTATTTCATTCACTTGGGAGTGA